GCTTCGCAACAAAGTCTTCAGGATTTTGCTCAATTCCAGGGAAGGTATTGTAATGTATAGGCACTACCCTTTCAGCTTGTAGCCATTCAGCTGCCGCAATTGCATCCTCTGGTCCCATTGTTAAAGTATCACCAATTGGCAAAAAGGCTAAATCAATGTTGTTACGTTCGCCTATGATTTTCATATCGCCAAATAATGCCGTGTCACCTGCGTGATAAATCGTTTTTCCTTCCGCAGTAAAAAGTATCCCTGCAGGCATGCCCGTATAAATAATCTGTTGCGATTCCTCATCAATGACCGACGAACCGTGAAATGCCTGAGTTAATTTTACTTTTCCAAATTCAAACTCATGCGCTCCACCAATATGCATTGGCTGAGTTTTTACACCTTGCCAGCCAAGATAATTAGCAAGCTCAAATGTCGCAATCACCAGGGCATCATTTTTCTTCGCAAGCTCGACAGTATCGCCAACATGGTCGCCATGACCATGTGTAAGCAGAATCACATCAACTTTTTGTTCATCTGCTTTTAAGTCTGATTTTTCGTTTCCTGTAATAAATGGATCAATTAAAATAGTGGTGCCATTTGTCTCTATCTTTACAACAGAGTGACCATGATAACTAACATTCATTATTCTCAGCTCCTATATTCAACTTCTATACTTTAGTATGTAACCGATTTTTAATTTATTAAAACCATTGATTTGTACACGTATTATCTCATTATGATAAAGTAGAACAAACAAACAAGGAGGTCTATCATGTCTACATCACGATTAGAAACGTTTCAAGACTCTTTAAAAGAACAACAAATAGCAGCTGCTTTTATCCAGGGTAAAGAAAATGTATTTTACCTTACAGGTTTTCGTACAGATCCTCATGAACGAATTGTAGCACTTATTGTGTTACCCGATGAAGCTCCCTTTTTAATTGTGCCAGGCATGGAGAAATCTTTAGTTCAAAAAGCTTGCTTGGACCGGTGAAATCCTTACATATAGCGACACAGACAATCCTTGGACAATTCTTCAAGATACATTATCACGCTACACATTTAAAGGAGATTCCGTTTGGGTTGAGAAACGTATTATTGCCCTTGAACGCGCGGAACAACTGCAACACCTCTTTGGCCCAAAACAGCT
The nucleotide sequence above comes from Alkalicoccobacillus plakortidis. Encoded proteins:
- a CDS encoding metal-dependent hydrolase, with amino-acid sequence MNVSYHGHSVVKIETNGTTILIDPFITGNEKSDLKADEQKVDVILLTHGHGDHVGDTVELAKKNDALVIATFELANYLGWQGVKTQPMHIGGAHEFEFGKVKLTQAFHGSSVIDEESQQIIYTGMPAGILFTAEGKTIYHAGDTALFGDMKIIGERNNIDLAFLPIGDTLTMGPEDAIAAAEWLQAERVVPIHYNTFPGIEQNPEDFVAKLPSGVGHVMQVGDAITL